A genomic segment from Verrucomicrobiota bacterium encodes:
- a CDS encoding DNA-formamidopyrimidine glycosylase family protein, with amino-acid sequence MPELAEVDYYRRQWNPGLGARLTRVHCHPEKRVFRDLPQAAETLALLERRTLNASHHHGKQMLFGFTGGSWLRVHLGMTGELLVGPKGYLPEKHDHLVLYQAKRALVFRDPRLFGSLRFFRSKDVPDFWQSLPPGVLETRFDLAHHESLLARFPRSPLKGVLLKQEAYPGVGNWMADEILWQSRLHPALAAAELSPAQRNRLFQALKQVAETAMEIIAPTWGDLPDEMLFNHRWKAGGHCPRCGSELLRDTIAQRTTCWCPRCQQL; translated from the coding sequence ATGCCGGAGCTGGCTGAAGTCGACTACTACCGCCGCCAATGGAACCCCGGACTAGGCGCCCGCCTGACTCGGGTCCACTGCCACCCGGAAAAGCGCGTCTTTCGTGATCTTCCCCAAGCGGCCGAAACCCTCGCGCTCCTGGAGCGCCGCACCTTGAACGCCTCCCACCACCACGGGAAGCAAATGCTCTTCGGCTTCACCGGCGGATCGTGGTTACGGGTCCACCTCGGGATGACAGGCGAACTCTTGGTAGGCCCGAAAGGATACCTGCCGGAAAAGCACGATCACCTGGTGCTCTACCAAGCCAAGCGAGCGCTCGTCTTTCGCGACCCGCGACTTTTTGGCTCGCTTCGTTTTTTCCGATCGAAGGACGTCCCGGATTTCTGGCAGTCCCTCCCCCCGGGCGTCTTGGAGACACGTTTTGACCTCGCCCATCACGAAAGCCTGCTGGCGCGCTTCCCCCGTTCCCCTCTCAAAGGCGTGCTCCTAAAACAAGAGGCCTACCCGGGGGTGGGCAACTGGATGGCGGACGAAATCCTCTGGCAAAGCCGCCTCCACCCCGCCTTGGCAGCGGCCGAACTCTCGCCCGCTCAAAGGAACCGCCTCTTTCAAGCCTTGAAGCAGGTGGCCGAGACCGCCATGGAAATCATCGCCCCCACCTGGGGCGACCTCCCGGATGAAATGCTCTTCAATCATCGCTGGAAAGCGGGCGGCCACTGCCCGCGTTGTGGCAGCGAACTCCTCCGAGACACCATCGCCCAGCGAACCACCTGCTGGTGTCCCCGATGCCAGCAGCTCTGA